One part of the Pecten maximus chromosome 1, xPecMax1.1, whole genome shotgun sequence genome encodes these proteins:
- the LOC117326197 gene encoding double-strand break repair protein MRE11-like, whose protein sequence is MPPTQDSEDVLKIIVATDIHLGYAEKDGIRGNDSLVAFEEILENAKKHDVDFILLGGDLFHENKPPRRIMHGCISLLRKYCMGDKPVQFEYLSDQSKDFNHCQFPYLNYEDPNLNISIPVFSIHGNHDDPTGQGNLCTLDVLHTSGFVNYFGKHTSLEKIEMSPLLLQKGSTKLAMYGLGSIRDERLHRMFLKKTVTMLRPRENPDEWFNMFVIHQNRSKHTTTNYIPEQFLDDFLDLVIWGHEHECRIKPEWNSVQNFYVSQPGSSVATSLSEGETVKKHIGLLQIKGKNFKMTEIPLETVRPFYMEDVMLSDTSLNPQDHNIAKKVEAFCSEKVEGLLEKAESEHSGNGKQPDKPLIRLRIDYSGGFEPFSAHRFGQKFIDKVANPKDMVQFQRKKVISTKSDSKDDKDALEAIKADTLDTSRVEDMVKDYFSSSDCKMQLKLLTEKGMGQAVQEFVDKEEREAISELVKYQLQKTQTYLKQRNANEEIIDAEVTRYKEERKKKKEDDEEVKEAIKRAQANRSQQEDGDEEGEVSPLDSDDNEAPTVRGRGRGRGSTRSRGRGSRGGRGRGEGTSTRGGRGKKKETVVAESQNRSIMDAFGATSQRSKKTSSSRKYNMSDSEDDIMNISDEDEFSNIPSSSSRKKQPVVNTSSRRNNTSSNKKRGVAFDSDDDDDDPFPTSKRRR, encoded by the exons ATGCCACCGACACAAGATTCAGAGGATGTTTTAAAGATAATAGTTGCCACTGATATTCACCTTGGTTATGCAGAAAAAGATGGAATTAGAGGAAACGATTCTTTAGTAGCTTTTGAAGAAATCCTagaaaatgccaaaaaacatGATGTCGACTTTATCCTTCTTGGAGGAGATCTGTTTCATGAAAACAAACCTCCTCGTAGAATAATGCATGGATGTATCTCCCTCTTACGCAAGTACTGTATGGGGGATAAACCTGTTCAGTTTGAATACCTTAGTGATCAATCAAAGGATTTCAACCATTGTCAGTTTCCATATTTGAATTATGAAGACCCAAATTTAAACATTTCTATCCCTGTGTTCTCCATTCATGGTAACCATGATGACCCAACAGGCCAAGGGAACCTTTGCACACTGGATGTTTTGCATACCTCAGGTTTTGTCAATTACTTTGGAAAGCACACTTCGTTAGAAAAAATTGAAATGAGTCCACTGCTTCTACAGAAGGGTTCAACAAAATTAGCCATGTATGGACTTGGTTCTATCAGAGATGAGAGATTGCACAGGATGTTTTTAAAAAAGACGGTTACAATGTTGAGGCCTAGAGAAAATCCAGATGAATGGTTCAACATGTTTGTGATTCACCAAAACCGATCAAaacataccacaacaaactATATTCCAGAACAATTTCTTGATGATTTTCTAGACCTTGTGATTTGGGGTCATGAACATGAATGTAGAATTAAACCAGAATGGAACAGTGTTCAGAATTTTTATGTCAGTCAGCCTGGCAGCAGTGTTGCTACCTCTCTTAGTGAGGGGGAGACTGTTAAGAAGCACATTGGCTTACTGCAAATCAAAggtaaaaatttcaaaatgacggAAATTCCACTGGAGACAGTTCGTCCATTTTACATGGAGGATGTCATGCTAAGTGATACTAGTCTGAATCCTCAAGACCACAACATTGCTAAGAAGGTTgaagctttctgttctgaaaaAGTTGAAGGTTTATTGGAGAAAGCAG AATCTGAGCACTCAGGAAATGGCAAGCAGCCAGACAAGCCATTGATAAGACTACGAATCGACTATAGTGGGGGATTCGAGCCTTTTAGTGCCCATAG GTTTGGACAAAAATTCATCGACAAAGTTGCTAACCCTAAAGATATGGTACAGTTTCAAAGAAAGAAAGTCATATCTACAAAAAGTGATTCTAAAGATG ACAAGGATGCTCTAGAAGCCATTAAAGCTGACACCTTGGATACCTCTAGGGTAGAAGATATGGTGAAGGACTATTTCAGCAGTTCTGATTGT AAGATGCAGCTGAAGCTACTTACGGAGAAGGGTATGGGTCAGGCCGTACAGGAATTTGTAGACAAGGAGGAGCGTGAGGCCATCTCGGAGCTTGTCAAGTACCAGCTACAGAAAACACAG ACTTACCTGAAACAGAGAAATGCAAATGAAGAAATCATAGATGCTGAGGTGACTCGGTACAAGGAGGAgaggaagaagaaaaaagaggATGATGAGGAAGTGAAGGAGGCTATAAAGAGGGCTCAGGCAAACCGCTCCCAGCAGGAAGATGGCGATGAAGAAGGGGAGGTTAGTCCACTAGACTCTGATGACAATGAGGCTCCAACGGTTCGTGGGAGGGGACGGGGGCGTGGCAGTACCAGGAGCCGGGGCAGGGGATCTAGAGGTGGCAGAGGCAGAGGAGAAGGAACATCTACCAGAGGAGGAAGAGGAAAAAAGAAGGAAACAGTTGTAGCAGAAAGTCAGAACAGAAGCATCATGGATGCCTTTGGAGCAACGTCACAAAGGTCTAAGAAAACATCAAGTTCCAGGAAGTACAACAT GTCCGACTCTGAAGATGATATTATGAATATATCCGATGAGGACGAATTCAGTAATATCCCCTCCTCCTCAAGTAGGAAGAAACAGCCCGTAGTCAACACTTCCTCCAGGAGAAATAACACAAGTTCAAACAAAAAAAGAGGTGTGGCCTTTGACtcggatgatgatgatgatgatccaTTTCCAACTAGTAAACGTAGAAGATGA
- the LOC117326183 gene encoding general vesicular transport factor p115-like isoform X2, translating to MRTSRKTRQTSAMEYFRKYLGAPQEGGQPTGAETVERLVDRVQSSTLLDDRRDAVRALKAMSKKFRLEVGTQGMDILTKTLETDRGDAEITGYALDALCNILSNEPLDDDEEEMQENVPDDLGNQFTEIFIKKTDNVPALLSLLEEYDFHIRWPTVRLLTILLTNKGKDLQEIILVSPMGVSKLMDLLSDSREIIRNDALLLLIQLTKNNANLQKIVAFENAFERLFDVIAEEGDSDGGIVVEDCLILLLNLLKNNASNQNFFRESSFIQRLSPFFNLKSDQQASQPGWSAQKVTNIHKMLQLVRTLVSPNSPQQQMSACQRSMFQCGLVQQLCTILMASGVPADVLTETINTVAEVIRGNPQNQEYFASVMAPSNPPRPAIVVLLMSMVNEKQPFTLRCAVLYCFQSFLYRNEIGQSQIVQTLLPTSSDANTISAGQLLCGGLFSADCLSNWFAAVALLHAIMENPTQKEQLLRVQLATSLGSPPVSLLQQCCNILSQGGKIQTRVGLLMLMCGWMSSCPIVVAHFLTNTANIPFLITQVSASESDENETLVQGLCSFLLGICVLDNDDQNETFNRASLRQIIEKRIGLESFSDKLTQIPKNESYTKAAKKPNFTYKHPSEVVFDFEFTRIFKSLEVDILNTVSPNANAAEQKQKIANLQEHEKVVNQYKELIQEQDTQLKSVTLELEQMRYQNTTSTGQLSEIREQVQQLKDQNALLKAQKGSQGAMLDTKKDDDLKNLQEELERLKLNVTEKETAIEKLKGDLTVSDAKVLAYQTAGEEDKENNPSEVAVLQATVNRIKCDLQEAQHMVTERDAEVSRLTTLHSEAQKQIECLNQTKNETSSQVTGGGDTVLLKEEVQKLSNEKSALQERLTKANEESLNLIDKANKAHEETKKVAKEKSEVEEELDNLKKEQEDLLVLLADQDTKIDAYKTRLKELGEQVEEDDDDDDLGDEDLDEDDD from the exons GTTGAGAGACTTGTAGACAGAGTTCAGTCTTCCACATTACTAGATGACCGCAGGGATGCTGTTCGAGCACTCAAAGCCATGTCTAAG AAATTCAGACTGGAGGTTGGTACACAAGGAATGGATATCCTGACAAAGACTTTAGAAACAGACAG AGGTGATGCTGAAATCACAGGCTATGCACTTGATGCCCTTTGCAATATTTTGTCGAATGAACCACTGGATGATG ATGAAGAAGAGATGCAGGAAAATGTTCCGGATGACTTAGGAAAccaatttacagaaatatttattaAGAAAACAGACAATGTGCCTGCACTATTGTCACTATTGGAG gaGTATGATTTCCACATCCGTTGGCCAACTGTGCGACTACTCACAATTCTATTAACGAATAAAGGCAAAGACTTGCAGGAAATTATCCTAGTCAGTCCCATGGGCGTGTCCAAACTTATGGACCTGTTGTCCGACAGCAGAGAAATCATCCGCAATGAT GCACTTCTACTACTAATTCAGCTGACCAAGAACAATGCTAACTTGCAGAAGATTGTTGCTTTTGAAAATGCATTTGAGAGACTGTTTGATGTGATTGCTGAAGAAGGTGACAGTGATGGAG GTATCGTAGTAGAGGACTGTCTTATTTTGCTGTTGAATCTACTGAAGAATAATGCATCAAACCAGAATTTCTTCCGTGAGAGCAGCTTCATACAGAGATTATCACCTTTCTTCAATCTGAAATCTGACCAACAAGCATCACAGCCTGGTTGGTCAGCACAAAAAGTCACCAACATACACAAAATGTTACAG TTGGTCCGTACACTGGTGTCTCCTAACAGTCCACAACAGCAGATGTCAGCATGCCAAAGATCAATGTTTCAATGTG GTTTAGTACAGCAGCTGTGTACCATACTGATGGCTAGTGGAGTGCCTGCTGATGTCCTAACTGAG ACGATTAACACTGTAGCAGAGGTGATCAGAGGCAATCCTCAAAATCAAGAGTACTTTGCCTCGGTGATGGCTCCATCAAATCCTCCCAG ACCTGCTAttgtggttctgttgatgtctaTGGTGAATGAGAAGCAACCTTTTACACTGAGGTGTGCTGTGCTCTACTGTTTCCAGTCCTTCCTATACAGGAATGAGATCGGCCAATCACAGATAGTCCAGACACTCCTACCTACATCCTCTGATG CCAACACGATATCTGCAGGTCAGCTACTCTGTGGGGGGCTGTTTAGTGCTGATTGTCTGTCTAACTGGTTCGCTGCAGTAGCCCTGTTACATGCAATCATGGAAAACCCCACTCAGAAGGAACAACTTCTGAGGGTTCAGCTGGCTACCAGTCTGGGGAGTCCGCCTGTGTCCCTGCTACAGCAGTGCTGCAACATACTGTCTCAg GGTGGTAAGATCCAGACTCGGGTTGGACTGCTGATGCTGATGTGTGGATGGATGTCTAGCTGTCCAATTGTTGTGGCCCATTTCCTCACGAACACAGCAAACATACCATTT CTGATAACCCAGGTGTCTGCCTCAGAGAGTGACGAGAATGAGACGCTTGTCCAGGGGCTGTGCTCATTTTTACTTGGAATATGTGTCCTTGATAATGATGATCAAAATGAAACATTCAACAG GGCATCTTTAAGACAGATAATAGAGAAGAGAATTggtttagaatccttttctgACAAGTTAACACAGATACCAAAGAATGAGAGTTACACTAAGGCAGCTAAAAAACCAAATTTCACTTACAAACATCCAAGTGAGGTggtatttgattttgaattcaCAAGAATATTTAAAAGTCTAGAAG ttgatattttaaatACGGTCTCGCCTAATGCTAATGCTGCagaacaaaaacagaaaattgcCAATTTACAGGAGCATGAAAAAGTTGTTAATCAATACAAGGAACTCATACAGGAGCAG GACACCCAATTAAAAAGTGTAACTCTGGAGTTGGAACAGATGCGTTATCAAAATACCACATCCACGGGGCAGTTGAGCGAAATACGGGAACAGGTTCAGCAACTCAAGGATCAAAATGCACTTCTTAAGGCTCAGAAAG GTTCTCAAGGGGCAATGTTAGATACAAAGAAAGACGATGACCTCAAAAATCTTCAGGAAGAATTAGAAAGGCTAAAGTTAAATGTAACTGAGAAAGAAACAGCAATAGAAAAATTG AAGGGAGATCTGACAGTGTCCGATGCTAAGGTGCTGGCATATCAGACAGCCGGGGAGGAGGACAAGGAGAACAACCCAAGTGAGGTGGCTGTGTTACAGGCAACAGTTAACAGAATCAAGTGTGATCTCCAGGAGGCCCAACACATGGTGACAGAGAGAGATGCAGAAGTGTCCCGACTCACAACTCTACACAGCGAAGCACAGAAACAGATAGAATGTCTG aATCAAACGAAAAATGAAACTTCAAGTCAAGTAACTGGAGGAGGAGATACAGTTTTACTGAAAGAAGAAGTTCAAAAACTTTCCAATGAAAAATCAGCATTACAGGAGAGATTAACAAAGGCCAATGAGGAAAGTCTTAATCTTATAGACAAAGCTAAT aaagctCATGAGGAGACCAAAAAAGTTGCAAAGGAAAAGAGTGAGGTCGAAGAAGAATTGGATAACCTTAAAAAAGAACAAGAAGATTTGTTAGTTTTATTAGCAGACCAGGACACTAAAATAGATGCATACAAGACCAGGTTAAAAGAGCTAGGAGAACAG GTGGaggaagatgatgatgatgatgatttaggAGATGAAGATTTAGATGAAGATGACGACtga
- the LOC117326183 gene encoding general vesicular transport factor p115-like isoform X1 translates to MRTSRKTRQTSAMEYFRKYLGAPQEGGQPTGAETVERLVDRVQSSTLLDDRRDAVRALKAMSKKFRLEVGTQGMDILTKTLETDRGDAEITGYALDALCNILSNEPLDDDEEEMQENVPDDLGNQFTEIFIKKTDNVPALLSLLEEYDFHIRWPTVRLLTILLTNKGKDLQEIILVSPMGVSKLMDLLSDSREIIRNDALLLLIQLTKNNANLQKIVAFENAFERLFDVIAEEGDSDGGIVVEDCLILLLNLLKNNASNQNFFRESSFIQRLSPFFNLKSDQQASQPGWSAQKVTNIHKMLQLVRTLVSPNSPQQQMSACQRSMFQCGLVQQLCTILMASGVPADVLTETINTVAEVIRGNPQNQEYFASVMAPSNPPRPAIVVLLMSMVNEKQPFTLRCAVLYCFQSFLYRNEIGQSQIVQTLLPTSSDANTISAGQLLCGGLFSADCLSNWFAAVALLHAIMENPTQKEQLLRVQLATSLGSPPVSLLQQCCNILSQEDAMYADGGKIQTRVGLLMLMCGWMSSCPIVVAHFLTNTANIPFLITQVSASESDENETLVQGLCSFLLGICVLDNDDQNETFNRASLRQIIEKRIGLESFSDKLTQIPKNESYTKAAKKPNFTYKHPSEVVFDFEFTRIFKSLEVDILNTVSPNANAAEQKQKIANLQEHEKVVNQYKELIQEQDTQLKSVTLELEQMRYQNTTSTGQLSEIREQVQQLKDQNALLKAQKGSQGAMLDTKKDDDLKNLQEELERLKLNVTEKETAIEKLKGDLTVSDAKVLAYQTAGEEDKENNPSEVAVLQATVNRIKCDLQEAQHMVTERDAEVSRLTTLHSEAQKQIECLNQTKNETSSQVTGGGDTVLLKEEVQKLSNEKSALQERLTKANEESLNLIDKANKAHEETKKVAKEKSEVEEELDNLKKEQEDLLVLLADQDTKIDAYKTRLKELGEQVEEDDDDDDLGDEDLDEDDD, encoded by the exons GTTGAGAGACTTGTAGACAGAGTTCAGTCTTCCACATTACTAGATGACCGCAGGGATGCTGTTCGAGCACTCAAAGCCATGTCTAAG AAATTCAGACTGGAGGTTGGTACACAAGGAATGGATATCCTGACAAAGACTTTAGAAACAGACAG AGGTGATGCTGAAATCACAGGCTATGCACTTGATGCCCTTTGCAATATTTTGTCGAATGAACCACTGGATGATG ATGAAGAAGAGATGCAGGAAAATGTTCCGGATGACTTAGGAAAccaatttacagaaatatttattaAGAAAACAGACAATGTGCCTGCACTATTGTCACTATTGGAG gaGTATGATTTCCACATCCGTTGGCCAACTGTGCGACTACTCACAATTCTATTAACGAATAAAGGCAAAGACTTGCAGGAAATTATCCTAGTCAGTCCCATGGGCGTGTCCAAACTTATGGACCTGTTGTCCGACAGCAGAGAAATCATCCGCAATGAT GCACTTCTACTACTAATTCAGCTGACCAAGAACAATGCTAACTTGCAGAAGATTGTTGCTTTTGAAAATGCATTTGAGAGACTGTTTGATGTGATTGCTGAAGAAGGTGACAGTGATGGAG GTATCGTAGTAGAGGACTGTCTTATTTTGCTGTTGAATCTACTGAAGAATAATGCATCAAACCAGAATTTCTTCCGTGAGAGCAGCTTCATACAGAGATTATCACCTTTCTTCAATCTGAAATCTGACCAACAAGCATCACAGCCTGGTTGGTCAGCACAAAAAGTCACCAACATACACAAAATGTTACAG TTGGTCCGTACACTGGTGTCTCCTAACAGTCCACAACAGCAGATGTCAGCATGCCAAAGATCAATGTTTCAATGTG GTTTAGTACAGCAGCTGTGTACCATACTGATGGCTAGTGGAGTGCCTGCTGATGTCCTAACTGAG ACGATTAACACTGTAGCAGAGGTGATCAGAGGCAATCCTCAAAATCAAGAGTACTTTGCCTCGGTGATGGCTCCATCAAATCCTCCCAG ACCTGCTAttgtggttctgttgatgtctaTGGTGAATGAGAAGCAACCTTTTACACTGAGGTGTGCTGTGCTCTACTGTTTCCAGTCCTTCCTATACAGGAATGAGATCGGCCAATCACAGATAGTCCAGACACTCCTACCTACATCCTCTGATG CCAACACGATATCTGCAGGTCAGCTACTCTGTGGGGGGCTGTTTAGTGCTGATTGTCTGTCTAACTGGTTCGCTGCAGTAGCCCTGTTACATGCAATCATGGAAAACCCCACTCAGAAGGAACAACTTCTGAGGGTTCAGCTGGCTACCAGTCTGGGGAGTCCGCCTGTGTCCCTGCTACAGCAGTGCTGCAACATACTGTCTCAg GAAGATGCTATGTATGCTGAT GGTGGTAAGATCCAGACTCGGGTTGGACTGCTGATGCTGATGTGTGGATGGATGTCTAGCTGTCCAATTGTTGTGGCCCATTTCCTCACGAACACAGCAAACATACCATTT CTGATAACCCAGGTGTCTGCCTCAGAGAGTGACGAGAATGAGACGCTTGTCCAGGGGCTGTGCTCATTTTTACTTGGAATATGTGTCCTTGATAATGATGATCAAAATGAAACATTCAACAG GGCATCTTTAAGACAGATAATAGAGAAGAGAATTggtttagaatccttttctgACAAGTTAACACAGATACCAAAGAATGAGAGTTACACTAAGGCAGCTAAAAAACCAAATTTCACTTACAAACATCCAAGTGAGGTggtatttgattttgaattcaCAAGAATATTTAAAAGTCTAGAAG ttgatattttaaatACGGTCTCGCCTAATGCTAATGCTGCagaacaaaaacagaaaattgcCAATTTACAGGAGCATGAAAAAGTTGTTAATCAATACAAGGAACTCATACAGGAGCAG GACACCCAATTAAAAAGTGTAACTCTGGAGTTGGAACAGATGCGTTATCAAAATACCACATCCACGGGGCAGTTGAGCGAAATACGGGAACAGGTTCAGCAACTCAAGGATCAAAATGCACTTCTTAAGGCTCAGAAAG GTTCTCAAGGGGCAATGTTAGATACAAAGAAAGACGATGACCTCAAAAATCTTCAGGAAGAATTAGAAAGGCTAAAGTTAAATGTAACTGAGAAAGAAACAGCAATAGAAAAATTG AAGGGAGATCTGACAGTGTCCGATGCTAAGGTGCTGGCATATCAGACAGCCGGGGAGGAGGACAAGGAGAACAACCCAAGTGAGGTGGCTGTGTTACAGGCAACAGTTAACAGAATCAAGTGTGATCTCCAGGAGGCCCAACACATGGTGACAGAGAGAGATGCAGAAGTGTCCCGACTCACAACTCTACACAGCGAAGCACAGAAACAGATAGAATGTCTG aATCAAACGAAAAATGAAACTTCAAGTCAAGTAACTGGAGGAGGAGATACAGTTTTACTGAAAGAAGAAGTTCAAAAACTTTCCAATGAAAAATCAGCATTACAGGAGAGATTAACAAAGGCCAATGAGGAAAGTCTTAATCTTATAGACAAAGCTAAT aaagctCATGAGGAGACCAAAAAAGTTGCAAAGGAAAAGAGTGAGGTCGAAGAAGAATTGGATAACCTTAAAAAAGAACAAGAAGATTTGTTAGTTTTATTAGCAGACCAGGACACTAAAATAGATGCATACAAGACCAGGTTAAAAGAGCTAGGAGAACAG GTGGaggaagatgatgatgatgatgatttaggAGATGAAGATTTAGATGAAGATGACGACtga